The Mesoterricola silvestris sequence TCTGGGGCAGCATGTGGGGGGCCGAGGCCGTGAAACGCCTCGCGGCGGGAGAGACTTCCTTCTATCTTGGTTCGCAGCACGGGGAGCTGGTCACCAACCCCTTCTCCCGCATCCGCGATCCCAAGCCCAATCCCCCCAAGGAACTGGCCGCGCTCGCGGGCATCCTGGCCCGGTAGGGTCCCATCCAGAGGTACTTTCCATGACAAAGCCAAAGATCGGCCCGCGCAAGGTCGCGGTCATCATGGCCGGCGGCCGCGGTACGCGCTTCTGGCCCCGGTCCCGGGGCGCCCGCCCCAAGCAGTTCCTGGCCATGGTGGGGGAGGAGACCCTCCTCAACGCCACCGTGAGCCGGCTGAGCCCGTCCTTCCTGCCCGGGGACATCTACATCGTCACCACCGAGGAACTGGCCGCCGAGACCCGGCGCATGCTGCCCCAGCTCCCCCCGGGCAACGTCCTGGTGGAGCCCGAGGGCCGCAACACCGCCCCCTGCCTCGCGCTGGCCCTGGCCGTCATCGAGAGCCGCACCCCCGACGGCGTCATGGTGGTCCTTTCCGCCGATTCCTGGATCGGGGACAAGGACAAGTTCCTGGAGGACATCGACACCGCCGTGCACCACGCCGCCGGCAAGCGCGACCTGGTGGTCTTCGGCATCCGCCCCACCTACCCGGAAACCGGCTACGGCTACATCGAGACCGAAGGCAAGGGTAAGGTCCTGGGCGCCTCCGCCTTCCGGGAGAAGCCGACCTACGACAAGGCCGTGGAGTACCTGGAATCCGGCCGCCACTTCTGGAACGCGGGCATGTTCGTGTGGACCCTCCAGGACCTGCGCGCCGAACTCACCCGCCACTGCCCCGAGATCCTGGCGCCCCTCGACGAGTGGATGGCCGCCGGCGCCGATCCCGCCAGGCTGGCCCAGGCCTACGGCCGGCTCCCCAAGCTCTCCATCGACTACGCCCTCATGGAGAAATCGGACCGCGTGGCCGTGGTCCCGGCCCATTTC is a genomic window containing:
- a CDS encoding mannose-1-phosphate guanylyltransferase, which encodes MTKPKIGPRKVAVIMAGGRGTRFWPRSRGARPKQFLAMVGEETLLNATVSRLSPSFLPGDIYIVTTEELAAETRRMLPQLPPGNVLVEPEGRNTAPCLALALAVIESRTPDGVMVVLSADSWIGDKDKFLEDIDTAVHHAAGKRDLVVFGIRPTYPETGYGYIETEGKGKVLGASAFREKPTYDKAVEYLESGRHFWNAGMFVWTLQDLRAELTRHCPEILAPLDEWMAAGADPARLAQAYGRLPKLSIDYALMEKSDRVAVVPAHFRWSDVGSWPAVVEFHESDAAGNVVQGDVILLESNNCAVFGGKRLIAGSGLEDLIVVDEPDALLLCRKDRAQDVKTIVERLSAMGRTDLL